From the Candidatus Peribacteria bacterium genome, one window contains:
- a CDS encoding DUF1697 domain-containing protein, protein MNHFIAFLRGINVGGNKKVPMADLKIMFETMGYTNIRTLLNSGNVLFDADETSASLLAEAIEAQMEQTFGFGAHTIIRTLDEMQALVQSNPFKGIRVTPAMRLYITFLTDKPTGKLKIPYESPDKLFKILAVTDSHICSVLTVTDTKNTTDAMGILEKEYGKNVTTRNWNTVEKMLI, encoded by the coding sequence GTGAATCACTTCATTGCATTCTTACGCGGCATCAATGTGGGTGGCAACAAGAAAGTGCCGATGGCGGATCTAAAAATAATGTTTGAGACAATGGGATATACGAATATCCGGACACTCCTCAATAGCGGCAATGTCCTCTTCGATGCAGATGAAACATCCGCCTCTCTTCTTGCAGAAGCGATTGAAGCACAGATGGAACAGACATTCGGCTTTGGTGCGCATACCATCATCCGCACGCTTGATGAGATGCAGGCACTCGTGCAGTCGAATCCGTTTAAGGGTATCAGGGTTACACCTGCAATGCGTCTCTACATCACTTTTCTCACCGATAAGCCGACGGGCAAGCTGAAGATTCCGTACGAGTCGCCGGACAAGCTCTTCAAAATCCTTGCCGTCACCGATTCACATATTTGCAGCGTACTAACGGTGACCGACACAAAGAATACGACCGATGCGATGGGGATTCTGGAGAAGGAATACGGGAAAAACGTGACGACGCGGAATTGGAATACGGTGGAGAAAATGCTGATCTAA
- a CDS encoding S-layer homology domain-containing protein, with product MKRTALFLGLLALPVTTFALDFSNATSQYKDAPFSTAETAGISVLTNLTAVTGNPDGTFAPNRIVNRAEFLKILFKSHPDILVTDNDASACFPDVRKNDWFSSYVCLAKTRKVVGGYPDGFFRPANPVNYAEALKMLSELYSPYPVVCLDEGARGECSQYKTYEDGAPWYEQYTDWAVSEGLMIPGGPAIAAPLTRGQVARLAASYRAWFDGELAQYRDFERGKTPASSSSSVSSQSSSSSSSVSSSSSASSVSVSSSSSSSAAIKEFPAASHFLLTGKRTPVVMDGIFTSQSEDGLLRIVDITLRQEVKSIASMTLVDEQGKDIATLTLGTDNNADRRKWRASLPESSTYKLLRGVPTLLGVKYTLYDRTSGGVPNEFVDGVEKFSITLSGVATNASIQVVPANTHYPQHQTSDARITGLSNAGSPTDVMTPGTKRLIGKFAISGQTATGGVLRVTGLSFVRESNHISLSNIRIGGPAEVEQADCGIDAQSNRVTCGVIPEGYRSVGASALILSVFADVTIDEGFQEGTLRITLPGRGQIGQVGALKWEDSSGRYNWIEADVPFESGTLWTVKP from the coding sequence ATGAAACGCACCGCCCTCTTTCTTGGTTTACTCGCCCTTCCTGTCACGACGTTCGCACTGGATTTTTCCAATGCAACGAGTCAGTACAAAGATGCACCGTTCTCCACTGCGGAGACTGCAGGCATCAGCGTGTTGACCAATCTGACGGCTGTGACTGGTAACCCGGATGGGACCTTTGCGCCAAACCGCATCGTGAACCGTGCGGAGTTTTTGAAGATCCTCTTCAAGAGCCACCCCGATATTCTTGTCACGGACAATGACGCCTCCGCCTGTTTTCCCGATGTCCGCAAAAATGACTGGTTCAGCAGCTACGTATGTCTCGCAAAAACCAGGAAAGTAGTGGGCGGATATCCGGATGGATTCTTCCGTCCAGCCAACCCCGTGAACTATGCCGAAGCACTGAAAATGCTGTCCGAGCTCTACAGTCCGTACCCGGTTGTGTGTCTGGATGAAGGCGCACGCGGCGAATGTTCACAATACAAAACATACGAAGACGGAGCCCCATGGTATGAGCAATACACTGATTGGGCTGTGTCCGAAGGTCTCATGATTCCTGGTGGACCGGCAATTGCTGCACCTCTGACACGCGGACAGGTGGCGCGCCTCGCTGCATCATACCGCGCATGGTTCGATGGTGAATTGGCTCAGTACCGCGACTTTGAACGCGGCAAGACACCGGCTTCATCCAGCAGCTCTGTATCGTCTCAATCATCAAGTTCCTCGTCATCGGTCTCCTCCTCTTCATCTGCATCATCCGTCAGCGTTTCCTCCTCTTCCTCGAGCAGTGCTGCCATCAAAGAATTCCCTGCAGCCAGCCATTTCCTGCTGACAGGCAAGCGCACGCCCGTGGTGATGGATGGTATCTTCACGAGTCAGTCCGAAGACGGGTTGCTGCGTATTGTCGATATCACTCTGCGACAGGAAGTGAAATCCATTGCCAGCATGACGCTCGTGGATGAACAGGGAAAAGACATCGCAACGCTCACACTCGGAACAGATAACAATGCAGATCGTCGCAAGTGGCGCGCATCTCTTCCGGAGAGCAGCACCTACAAACTGCTGCGTGGTGTGCCTACGCTCCTTGGTGTGAAATACACGCTCTACGACCGCACGAGCGGCGGTGTGCCGAATGAGTTTGTGGATGGCGTGGAGAAGTTCTCCATCACCCTCAGTGGGGTGGCAACCAATGCATCCATTCAGGTTGTGCCGGCAAATACACATTATCCTCAGCACCAGACAAGCGATGCACGCATAACAGGTCTCTCCAATGCAGGATCACCCACTGATGTGATGACGCCTGGCACAAAGCGCCTGATCGGTAAGTTTGCGATCAGTGGCCAGACGGCAACAGGCGGCGTACTGCGCGTGACAGGACTGTCGTTTGTCAGAGAGTCCAATCACATTTCCCTCTCAAACATCCGCATCGGCGGTCCGGCAGAAGTGGAACAGGCAGATTGCGGGATTGATGCGCAAAGTAATCGCGTGACCTGTGGCGTGATTCCTGAAGGGTATCGCTCCGTCGGTGCCAGTGCACTGATTCTCTCTGTGTTTGCAGATGTCACCATCGACGAAGGGTTCCAGGAAGGCACGCTCCGGATCACGCTCCCCGGTCGCGGACAGATTGGACAGGTTGGTGCACTCAAATGGGAAGACAGCTCCGGTCGTTACAACTGGATTGAAGCTGACGTGCCGTTTGAAAGCGGGACGCTGTGGACGGTGAAGCCGTGA
- the pyrF gene encoding orotidine-5'-phosphate decarboxylase, producing the protein MHFTDLLTASAKAKSPVCVGLDPSLGKLPDGISRDAAGVLAFNKGIIDATFDIAACVKPQLAYYELLGWEGIKVFWETCEYAKSKNLLVIADGKRNDIGSTCEAYADAYLFNGSPVDALTVTPYLGSDGILPFIERCVQNEKGIFVLVKTSNESSGDLQDLPIGDEVVHEHVAQLTEGWGMHHIGPETNLSFVGAVVGATYPEEMKYLRTIMPHIPFLIPGYGAQGGTAADVKHGFLPDGTGAVVNAGRSIIYASDKSDWQEAARKAAVAMAAELK; encoded by the coding sequence ATGCATTTCACTGATCTCCTCACCGCCTCTGCCAAAGCCAAATCCCCGGTCTGTGTCGGACTGGACCCGTCGCTTGGAAAACTTCCCGACGGTATCAGCCGCGACGCTGCGGGCGTGCTGGCATTTAACAAAGGGATCATTGATGCGACGTTCGATATTGCCGCATGCGTGAAGCCACAGCTTGCGTATTACGAGCTGCTCGGCTGGGAGGGGATCAAGGTTTTCTGGGAGACATGCGAATATGCAAAATCAAAGAACCTGCTCGTGATTGCCGACGGAAAGCGCAATGATATCGGGTCCACCTGCGAAGCGTATGCCGATGCGTACCTTTTTAACGGGAGCCCTGTCGATGCACTGACCGTCACACCATACCTGGGTTCTGACGGCATTCTGCCGTTTATTGAACGCTGCGTGCAGAATGAGAAGGGAATCTTCGTGCTGGTAAAGACCAGCAATGAAAGCTCCGGAGATCTGCAGGATCTGCCGATTGGCGATGAAGTGGTGCACGAACACGTCGCACAGCTCACAGAAGGATGGGGAATGCACCACATCGGCCCGGAAACAAACTTGAGTTTTGTCGGTGCGGTTGTCGGCGCCACGTATCCGGAAGAGATGAAATATCTGCGCACAATCATGCCACACATCCCATTCCTCATTCCCGGTTACGGCGCACAGGGCGGCACAGCTGCCGACGTGAAGCACGGATTCCTCCCAGATGGCACAGGAGCCGTGGTGAATGCAGGTCGTAGCATTATCTATGCCTCAGACAAATCAGACTGGCAGGAAGCTGCGAGAAAGGCTGCTGTGGCCATGGCTGCAGAGCTTAAGTGA
- a CDS encoding YifB family Mg chelatase-like AAA ATPase: MLTNLTSFANIGLHSERITVEIGATPGEGMITIVGLGDTAVQESKSRVRLALRASGYRLPTGKSIVINLAPADVRKVGPRYDLAVALGLLMVNELVTLPDDVTNNTAFLGELALDGTLRHVSGVLPAALACREKGIKTLVVPFMNGPEAALVPGIDVIAPKTLPELIAVLSGTKKPTPIEAPELKNAPSILVDFADIRGQDLAKRALEIAAAGGHNVLLSGAPGSGKTLLAQALRGILPPLSREESLEVTRIYSVANLLPADQPLIMHRPFRLIHHTASGISIVGGGQIPGPGEISLAHKGVLFLDELAEFPMQVLEVLRQPLEDRKITITRAQGSVTFPADVLLIGAMNPPQYATGGKSRMQRRISAPFLDRMDLTIDVQPVPIEDLGQKPRTTGETSRMILDRVVRARERQIVRFKHLPISTNKEMGVREIRDFCAMDSASETLLKQAAERLNLSARTYHRTIKVARTIADLAGCHAIEAAHIAEALQYRQNLGFE; this comes from the coding sequence ATGCTTACCAATCTCACATCATTTGCAAACATCGGACTCCATAGTGAACGCATCACCGTGGAGATCGGCGCGACGCCCGGCGAAGGCATGATCACGATTGTCGGGCTGGGGGATACGGCGGTGCAGGAAAGTAAATCGCGCGTGCGACTGGCGCTGCGCGCGAGCGGCTACAGACTCCCGACCGGCAAGAGTATCGTCATCAATCTGGCCCCCGCTGATGTCCGCAAAGTCGGCCCACGCTACGACCTGGCCGTTGCACTCGGGTTGCTGATGGTGAACGAACTTGTGACACTTCCTGATGATGTGACGAACAATACCGCGTTCCTGGGCGAGCTCGCACTGGATGGAACACTGCGACATGTGTCCGGCGTTTTGCCTGCCGCTCTTGCATGCAGAGAGAAGGGGATCAAAACGCTGGTTGTTCCTTTTATGAACGGCCCTGAAGCGGCGCTTGTGCCGGGTATAGACGTCATTGCACCCAAGACGTTACCTGAGCTGATTGCGGTGCTCAGCGGCACGAAAAAGCCGACTCCTATTGAAGCACCTGAGTTAAAGAATGCCCCTTCTATTCTCGTGGATTTTGCTGATATCCGCGGACAGGACCTCGCAAAGCGCGCGCTGGAGATTGCAGCGGCAGGCGGCCACAATGTTCTTCTGAGCGGCGCACCGGGTTCCGGGAAAACACTTCTGGCACAGGCCCTGCGCGGCATTCTCCCGCCGCTCTCGCGTGAGGAATCGCTGGAAGTGACACGCATTTATTCTGTCGCCAATCTCCTGCCTGCAGACCAGCCGCTTATCATGCATCGGCCCTTCCGTCTCATTCACCACACCGCGAGCGGCATTTCCATTGTGGGTGGTGGGCAGATTCCCGGGCCCGGAGAAATCAGCCTGGCACACAAGGGCGTCCTCTTTCTGGACGAACTCGCGGAGTTTCCGATGCAGGTTCTGGAAGTGCTCCGTCAGCCCCTGGAGGACCGCAAAATTACGATCACCCGTGCACAGGGATCTGTGACATTCCCCGCCGATGTTCTCCTGATTGGCGCTATGAACCCGCCACAGTACGCAACCGGCGGCAAAAGCCGCATGCAACGACGTATCAGTGCACCGTTTCTGGATCGCATGGATCTCACGATTGATGTGCAGCCTGTGCCGATTGAAGACCTCGGACAAAAGCCCCGCACAACCGGGGAGACGTCCCGCATGATTCTTGATCGTGTGGTCCGGGCGCGAGAGAGGCAGATAGTCCGCTTCAAACATCTTCCCATTTCCACCAACAAAGAAATGGGTGTCCGGGAGATCCGTGATTTCTGCGCAATGGATAGTGCATCGGAAACCCTGCTGAAACAGGCCGCCGAACGCCTGAATCTCTCCGCGCGCACGTATCACCGGACCATCAAGGTTGCCCGAACCATCGCGGATTTGGCGGGATGCCATGCAATTGAAGCTGCTCATATTGCCGAAGCTCTTCAGTATCGACAAAACCTGGGATTTGAATAG
- a CDS encoding YraN family protein, translating to MQNPSPKAPHMEVGQSGEETATHHLRSLGLRITGRNIRIGKDEIDIVAFDPIDHVYVFAEVKTRTAISDDFHPNINITWRKRGCMRRAARRFMTQFEEEIGWRLDVVCVMNGKVVDHFIDVTTK from the coding sequence ATGCAAAACCCATCTCCAAAAGCACCTCATATGGAAGTCGGTCAGTCCGGTGAAGAGACGGCAACTCATCATCTTCGCTCCCTCGGCTTACGCATTACTGGCAGAAATATCCGCATTGGGAAAGATGAAATCGATATTGTCGCCTTCGATCCCATTGACCATGTCTATGTCTTTGCAGAAGTAAAAACACGGACGGCAATCAGTGATGACTTTCATCCAAACATCAACATTACATGGCGCAAACGGGGTTGCATGCGGCGTGCAGCACGACGATTTATGACGCAGTTTGAAGAAGAAATAGGCTGGAGACTCGACGTTGTCTGTGTGATGAACGGCAAAGTGGTGGATCACTTCATCGATGTCACCACAAAGTAA
- the pgl gene encoding 6-phosphogluconolactonase produces the protein MHYAHLPATSDSDFTQKAVEWISHRMKRAIADRGQCIIGLSGGSTPRPVYSALGREDIDWSKVFVHLVDERYVPATHQDSNQRLVRDTLLMHAQIPDAQLIFPDTSLPIEECVQDYEGQVHALWAENLTDVMVLGMGDDGHIASLFPPLLPHMMDETRIVIHTTTDRFVIHDRITLTLNPIASAHSTVFLLTGADKKRTWTEMLASTEDETRWPVKELFQEDEADVAAITLW, from the coding sequence ATGCATTACGCCCACCTCCCCGCCACCTCCGATTCCGACTTCACACAGAAAGCTGTGGAGTGGATTAGCCACCGCATGAAGCGCGCAATTGCTGACCGCGGTCAGTGCATTATTGGACTGAGTGGAGGATCAACACCACGCCCCGTCTACTCGGCACTTGGTCGGGAAGATATTGATTGGTCAAAAGTCTTTGTTCATCTGGTGGATGAGCGGTATGTGCCCGCTACGCATCAGGACAGTAATCAAAGACTCGTTCGCGATACATTGTTGATGCATGCGCAGATTCCGGATGCCCAGCTGATCTTTCCGGATACCTCTTTGCCTATTGAAGAATGTGTACAGGATTACGAGGGACAGGTGCACGCTCTGTGGGCGGAAAACCTTACGGATGTCATGGTTCTCGGTATGGGAGACGACGGGCACATTGCCTCACTCTTCCCGCCGCTTCTGCCGCACATGATGGACGAGACACGTATCGTCATTCACACAACCACTGACAGATTCGTCATCCACGATCGCATTACCCTCACACTGAATCCCATTGCATCTGCACACTCTACCGTCTTCCTTCTGACGGGTGCCGACAAAAAGCGCACATGGACTGAGATGCTTGCAAGCACAGAAGACGAGACGCGCTGGCCGGTGAAAGAGTTATTCCAGGAAGACGAGGCGGATGTGGCGGCTATTACTTTGTGGTGA
- a CDS encoding glycosyltransferase family 2 protein: MSILSISWVRNEADIIEDFVRHHADIIDRMVIIDNASTDETPLILQRLAEEGLPIDLRYDESPVHRQGKALTDVMHNLPHSALPDWILPLDADEFLLSDLGSIQESIATLSPDHVALLPWRTYVPTPHDNAGELCTTARIQNRRERESPQFHKILIPRRYQNTAYHIPTGSHQLKGDDPILMYPSPHLALAHFPVRHPAQIVRKIVESWERYQADETRLCCDGFHWEQLYAELKNGPLPTRERLKDIALFYAANPKEDNSIVHDPI, encoded by the coding sequence ATGTCTATACTGTCAATCAGCTGGGTCCGGAATGAAGCTGATATTATCGAGGACTTTGTGCGACACCATGCAGACATCATTGATCGAATGGTGATTATTGATAATGCCAGTACGGATGAAACCCCCCTTATTCTGCAACGCCTTGCCGAAGAAGGACTGCCTATCGACCTTCGGTATGATGAAAGCCCTGTCCACAGACAAGGAAAAGCCCTGACGGATGTCATGCACAATCTGCCTCATTCTGCACTTCCTGACTGGATTCTCCCGCTGGATGCTGATGAATTTCTCCTCAGTGATCTTGGATCCATTCAGGAAAGCATTGCGACACTCTCTCCAGACCATGTCGCCCTTCTGCCCTGGCGCACCTATGTTCCGACCCCCCATGACAATGCCGGAGAATTGTGCACTACTGCACGCATCCAAAACCGCCGGGAGCGGGAATCTCCACAATTCCATAAAATTCTCATTCCACGACGCTACCAGAATACTGCCTATCATATTCCTACAGGGAGTCATCAGTTAAAGGGCGACGATCCCATTCTCATGTACCCGTCTCCGCATCTTGCACTCGCACATTTTCCTGTACGCCACCCGGCACAAATTGTCCGGAAAATTGTAGAAAGCTGGGAACGCTACCAGGCAGATGAAACGCGACTGTGTTGCGATGGATTTCATTGGGAACAGCTGTACGCCGAACTAAAAAATGGCCCCCTCCCCACACGGGAGCGCCTGAAAGATATTGCCCTGTTCTATGCTGCAAACCCGAAAGAAGATAACAGCATCGTTCATGACCCTATCTGA
- a CDS encoding GNAT family N-acetyltransferase, translating into MTDHWRFTDAQEDMLWTLKEGQTIHKTQNIRLALLTREEVQEMQTAGGHPIENQDHFFHAVVHALRNTSRRKLMALDRQQHMIVGSVTLADRYGDGKIYYGLDVLPEHRNKKYGQEITKATIEYVSKDYRDLIDRLHLVVAVSNAPAIHIYEKAGFAVIQTGTDTSPDGISHEVHVMERLLP; encoded by the coding sequence ATGACCGATCACTGGAGGTTTACCGATGCGCAGGAAGACATGCTCTGGACACTGAAAGAAGGCCAGACCATTCATAAAACACAGAACATCCGTTTGGCACTCCTCACCAGAGAGGAAGTACAGGAAATGCAGACAGCGGGCGGGCACCCCATTGAAAATCAGGACCATTTTTTCCATGCAGTTGTGCATGCATTACGCAATACATCACGACGCAAACTTATGGCACTCGACCGGCAGCAGCATATGATTGTTGGTTCCGTGACACTGGCAGACAGATACGGAGACGGAAAAATCTATTACGGTCTGGATGTTCTTCCCGAGCACCGGAATAAGAAGTACGGGCAGGAAATAACGAAGGCAACTATTGAGTATGTGAGCAAAGACTATAGAGACCTGATTGACCGGTTGCATCTGGTGGTTGCGGTCAGCAATGCTCCGGCTATTCATATTTATGAAAAAGCGGGGTTTGCAGTCATACAGACCGGCACGGACACATCGCCTGACGGCATATCGCACGAGGTACATGTCATGGAGCGTTTGCTCCCTTGA
- the zwf gene encoding glucose-6-phosphate dehydrogenase yields the protein MTLSAPHPFSFILFGASGNLAKLKIYPALYVLALKKRLPDNFAIVGYARSEMTEEGFRALVNESIRTDMIEVNEDILQNFLSHVHYQRGSYDSPDDFKALGARLNTLEASWGEHSRIAYLSVPPTAFSSIVEQLNISGMTKHPQTAFRCIVEKPIGHDLKTFEDIRSALTKNMTEEQIFLLDHYLGKDAFRNIYYLRFANPVLERLLKNSIIHHVEISASESLGLEGRAGYFEHTGTLRDMFQSHLVLMMGLLTMRLREDETHFRDSRLNAVEQLYLPPASDLNDVILAGQYKAGKIGREHVVGYTEEDEIDPSSRTNTFIALKLLTRMSRWEGVPFYLKSGKRLDKKETRISIQFQEPHAVGKGSGPNRIDIIVQGEAGMKLYLQTKVGGPEPEFRPLIMEDPLVCFGDCLPEHALLLLETIHGRQQWFLTFDEVRAAWRLIDPLQTHVAKSETPLVQYAAGSKGPKEAEEWIEREGVSWF from the coding sequence ATGACCCTCTCCGCCCCCCATCCTTTCAGCTTCATTCTCTTCGGTGCCTCCGGCAACCTCGCAAAGCTGAAGATTTATCCTGCCCTCTACGTGCTCGCACTCAAGAAGCGCCTGCCGGATAATTTTGCCATTGTGGGGTATGCGCGCAGTGAAATGACAGAGGAGGGCTTCCGCGCCCTGGTCAATGAATCCATCCGCACGGATATGATTGAGGTAAACGAGGACATTCTGCAAAACTTCCTCTCTCACGTGCATTATCAGCGCGGCAGTTACGACTCTCCTGATGATTTCAAAGCTTTGGGCGCGCGTCTGAATACCCTCGAAGCCAGTTGGGGCGAACATTCGCGCATCGCCTACCTCTCCGTGCCGCCGACCGCTTTCAGCAGCATTGTGGAGCAGCTCAATATCAGTGGCATGACCAAGCACCCGCAGACCGCCTTCCGCTGCATTGTCGAAAAGCCGATCGGGCATGACTTAAAAACCTTTGAGGACATCCGGAGCGCGCTCACAAAGAACATGACCGAGGAACAGATTTTCCTACTCGACCATTACCTCGGAAAAGACGCCTTCCGGAACATCTACTATCTTCGCTTTGCCAACCCTGTTCTCGAACGCCTCCTCAAAAATTCCATCATCCACCATGTCGAAATTTCCGCATCTGAAAGCCTCGGGCTGGAAGGGCGCGCCGGCTACTTCGAGCACACAGGCACGCTCCGCGACATGTTCCAGAGCCACTTGGTTCTGATGATGGGCCTCCTGACCATGCGCCTGCGGGAAGACGAAACACACTTCCGCGACAGCCGCCTGAACGCCGTCGAACAACTCTACCTTCCTCCTGCATCTGACCTGAACGACGTGATTTTGGCCGGCCAATACAAAGCAGGAAAAATCGGACGGGAACACGTTGTGGGGTACACCGAGGAAGACGAGATTGATCCGTCATCGCGCACAAATACGTTTATCGCGCTCAAACTCCTCACGCGCATGTCCCGTTGGGAAGGGGTGCCGTTCTACCTGAAATCCGGCAAGCGTCTCGACAAAAAAGAAACGCGCATCTCTATTCAGTTCCAGGAACCGCATGCCGTCGGAAAGGGAAGTGGCCCAAACCGCATCGATATTATTGTGCAGGGAGAAGCGGGCATGAAACTCTATCTCCAGACAAAAGTCGGAGGACCGGAACCCGAATTCCGCCCGCTGATTATGGAAGATCCGCTCGTCTGCTTTGGCGACTGTCTTCCCGAACACGCGCTGCTGCTTCTCGAAACCATCCACGGCCGCCAGCAGTGGTTCCTCACGTTTGACGAAGTGCGCGCAGCCTGGAGACTGATTGATCCACTGCAGACACACGTCGCAAAATCAGAGACGCCTTTGGTGCAGTATGCGGCAGGGTCGAAGGGTCCGAAGGAGGCAGAGGAGTGGATTGAGCGGGAGGGGGTTTCGTGGTTTTAA
- a CDS encoding glycosyltransferase family 2 protein: protein MKIVSLTMVYNEADILELFVRHHVRFIDEMILILHGKSIDQTEQIALQLRAEGLPVTLEYSDVAAYEQSSILTEAAHRAIELHQPDLLVPLDCDEFLCAREGVSLRTALESLPADRITALPWRTYIPKTPTDSLVERMSHRRSKEMPQYSKVLIPRTFHRSSLVIRQGSHSVALHGHDIPSDPSDTLWLAHLPIRSAEQARQKAIHAWPRQRDNPHGKAGDCFQWRILYEAAGRQATFTHNDAVTLAEQYAADAAARTPDLIHDPLGSYVAVKTLADRAESGLQ from the coding sequence ATGAAAATTGTATCGCTCACCATGGTCTACAACGAGGCAGACATTCTGGAACTGTTTGTGCGGCATCATGTGCGGTTTATTGATGAAATGATTCTCATTCTGCACGGCAAAAGTATCGACCAAACAGAACAGATCGCCCTGCAGCTCAGAGCGGAAGGGCTACCGGTTACTCTTGAGTATTCAGATGTGGCAGCCTACGAGCAATCATCCATTCTGACGGAAGCGGCACACCGTGCAATAGAGCTGCATCAACCAGATCTGCTGGTGCCGCTGGACTGTGATGAATTTCTTTGTGCAAGAGAGGGGGTTTCTTTGCGCACGGCCCTGGAATCCCTGCCCGCAGACCGCATTACCGCTCTTCCGTGGCGGACGTACATTCCAAAAACACCCACTGACTCCCTTGTGGAACGCATGTCCCACCGTCGCAGTAAGGAGATGCCGCAGTATTCCAAAGTACTCATTCCGCGCACTTTCCACAGATCCTCTCTCGTCATTCGTCAGGGGTCGCACAGTGTTGCGCTGCACGGACACGATATCCCATCCGACCCCTCGGATACGCTCTGGCTTGCACACCTCCCCATCCGTTCTGCCGAACAGGCACGGCAAAAAGCCATTCACGCCTGGCCACGGCAACGGGACAATCCGCACGGAAAAGCAGGAGACTGTTTCCAATGGCGCATTCTGTACGAAGCTGCCGGCAGGCAGGCCACATTCACACACAATGACGCTGTGACACTCGCGGAGCAATATGCCGCCGATGCCGCAGCAAGGACCCCAGACCTCATACACGACCCCCTCGGTTCGTATGTCGCAGTAAAGACACTGGCAGACCGCGCGGAGAGTGGTCTACAATAA
- a CDS encoding acylneuraminate cytidylyltransferase family protein, whose protein sequence is MQTLITICARGGSTGMTGKNIHPLLGVPLLVHSIRQAQDYARLIDADIALSTDSPLILGIAAEAGLRTDYKRPAELATDSAGKIDTMRHVLAYEEGRRGCMYDFLLDLDVTSPLRTKQDIESAFAALEAAPEALNIFSVSVSRRNPYFNMLERLPSGYAAVCKQPDNTVYARQDAPPAFEMNAACYLFRRAFFEEGCRSSVSDKSLMLETPHICFDIDTPQDFAFMEFLLQEDRLDFPLWMMNTQRVPVSV, encoded by the coding sequence ATGCAGACACTTATTACCATTTGCGCCCGTGGGGGCTCTACAGGCATGACAGGGAAAAATATTCACCCGCTTCTGGGTGTGCCACTGCTTGTGCATTCCATCCGGCAGGCACAGGATTATGCGCGGTTGATTGATGCCGACATTGCCCTCTCGACAGACAGTCCCCTTATCTTGGGTATTGCGGCAGAGGCCGGTCTGCGGACGGACTACAAACGTCCTGCAGAACTGGCAACCGATAGCGCAGGAAAAATTGATACCATGCGGCATGTGCTTGCCTACGAAGAAGGACGCCGCGGGTGCATGTATGATTTTTTGCTGGATCTGGATGTCACCTCTCCGCTGCGGACAAAGCAGGATATTGAATCTGCGTTTGCGGCACTGGAGGCAGCGCCGGAGGCGCTCAATATTTTTTCTGTGAGTGTGTCCCGCAGAAATCCGTACTTCAACATGCTGGAGCGCCTGCCGTCTGGCTATGCTGCTGTCTGTAAACAACCGGATAACACAGTGTACGCCCGCCAGGATGCGCCCCCTGCTTTTGAGATGAATGCCGCGTGCTATCTGTTCCGGCGTGCGTTTTTTGAAGAGGGATGCAGGAGTTCTGTGTCCGATAAATCTCTGATGCTAGAAACGCCGCACATCTGTTTCGATATCGATACGCCGCAGGATTTTGCGTTCATGGAATTCCTTCTGCAGGAAGACCGTCTGGATTTTCCGTTGTGGATGATGAACACGCAGCGCGTGCCGGTCTCTGTGTAA